The following are encoded together in the Parabacteroides chongii genome:
- a CDS encoding exo-alpha-sialidase encodes MKAISMTITGFLILLSMGSQGIIAQSLHPSVPVEHYRWKSVQIVGGGFVDGIVFHPKEKDVRYCRTDMGGAYRWDKETQQWVSMLDWITYDDNNLVGVESIAVDPNDPQTVYLSCGTYTRSTNGAVLCSNDGGRTFIRTDMPFTMGGNENGRGNGERMMVDPLNSDIIYLGTRLDGLWRSADRGRSWQQVRSFPDVAEVIPEGGNPWMQDRGCGINLVLFDPSGGTAGKGCSTLYIGVSLKDRDNFFVSHDYGESWQPLAGQPVQYRPTQAALSEDGYLYITYGSNPGPMRMNDGAVWKYDPRTEKWQDISPVKADPDKGAAFGYAAVSVDRQNPKHLIVSTFNRPVAGSYAEDDIYRTTDGGKTWKPVFAGGARFDYSKAPYVEFTPLHWMFDIEIDPFDPDHALFTTGYGGWETFNLGNMDKKEPTQWQVMSTGIEETVPLELYSPKQGAQLISAIGDYGGFTHLDLDRPVPSGSHADPYYSNTTDITGAEDQPDLVVRVGTVSHHHPEGKPLAYSMDGGKSWLEPVSLPQEKAQNGHVAVSSDGRTWIWTPDRMPVYYTNDRGVTWSTAEGILENLRVIADRVNPKHFYALDLSAAVLYESMDGGVSFRSHPLPFAPFDSKARNARGDRRGGQDRVYATPGKEGDLWIAAFDGLYHGLSGEAFVPLDKVRRIYAFGFGKAAPGSDYPSLYLAGIVNGVSGFFRSDDAAHSWVRINDDDHQYGLVLHISGDPKRYGRVYVGSHGRGIVYADPY; translated from the coding sequence ATGAAAGCCATTTCAATGACCATTACAGGATTTCTGATTCTTTTGTCAATGGGCAGCCAGGGAATTATTGCCCAATCGCTTCACCCTTCCGTTCCTGTGGAACACTATCGCTGGAAAAGTGTTCAGATCGTAGGCGGAGGATTTGTAGACGGGATTGTTTTTCATCCGAAGGAAAAAGATGTACGCTATTGCCGTACCGATATGGGTGGCGCCTATCGTTGGGATAAGGAAACGCAACAGTGGGTTTCTATGCTCGACTGGATCACTTATGACGATAACAATCTGGTCGGTGTGGAGAGTATTGCGGTCGATCCCAATGATCCTCAAACCGTTTATCTTTCATGCGGAACCTATACCCGTAGTACGAATGGTGCTGTCCTTTGTTCAAATGACGGAGGACGTACTTTTATCCGCACCGACATGCCTTTTACTATGGGAGGAAATGAAAATGGCCGTGGTAATGGCGAACGCATGATGGTAGACCCTTTGAATAGCGATATAATCTATCTGGGTACCCGTCTGGATGGTCTTTGGCGTTCAGCAGACCGGGGAAGAAGCTGGCAACAGGTCCGTTCGTTCCCGGATGTGGCGGAAGTTATTCCTGAGGGAGGTAATCCGTGGATGCAGGATCGTGGTTGCGGTATTAATTTAGTTTTGTTTGATCCATCGGGCGGCACAGCCGGTAAAGGTTGTTCGACTTTGTATATCGGTGTTTCACTGAAAGATCGTGATAATTTCTTTGTCAGCCATGATTATGGGGAAAGCTGGCAACCGCTTGCGGGACAGCCGGTACAATACCGTCCCACTCAGGCAGCCCTTTCAGAAGACGGCTATCTGTATATTACGTATGGCAGTAACCCCGGTCCGATGCGGATGAATGACGGGGCGGTCTGGAAATATGATCCTCGCACTGAAAAATGGCAGGATATTTCTCCGGTAAAGGCTGATCCGGATAAAGGGGCTGCTTTTGGATATGCCGCAGTGTCTGTCGACCGGCAGAATCCGAAGCATCTTATTGTCAGTACCTTCAACCGTCCGGTCGCCGGCTCGTATGCGGAAGATGATATTTACCGGACTACCGATGGCGGTAAAACCTGGAAACCAGTTTTTGCAGGAGGTGCCCGCTTCGATTATAGCAAAGCTCCTTATGTGGAGTTTACCCCATTACATTGGATGTTCGATATTGAAATAGACCCGTTTGATCCCGATCATGCCCTGTTTACAACCGGATATGGCGGTTGGGAGACATTCAATCTCGGCAATATGGATAAAAAAGAACCAACACAGTGGCAAGTGATGAGTACGGGGATAGAGGAAACTGTTCCTTTGGAATTATACAGCCCGAAACAGGGTGCGCAACTGATCAGTGCGATAGGTGACTATGGCGGCTTTACCCATTTGGATTTGGATCGTCCCGTTCCGTCTGGTAGCCATGCCGATCCCTATTATTCCAATACGACCGATATTACTGGGGCAGAAGATCAACCGGATCTGGTTGTCCGTGTGGGGACTGTTTCGCATCATCACCCTGAAGGCAAGCCGTTAGCCTATTCGATGGATGGGGGAAAGAGTTGGCTGGAGCCGGTTTCCCTGCCTCAGGAAAAAGCTCAAAATGGACATGTCGCTGTTTCTTCTGACGGACGAACCTGGATATGGACACCCGACCGCATGCCTGTCTATTATACGAATGACCGGGGGGTAACCTGGTCGACTGCAGAGGGAATCCTTGAGAATCTCCGTGTGATTGCCGACCGTGTCAATCCGAAACATTTTTACGCTCTCGATCTTTCTGCTGCTGTTTTATATGAAAGTATGGATGGCGGTGTCAGTTTCCGGTCCCACCCATTGCCTTTTGCCCCATTCGACAGTAAGGCACGCAATGCCCGTGGTGATCGCCGGGGAGGACAGGACCGTGTGTATGCTACGCCGGGAAAGGAAGGCGACTTATGGATTGCCGCTTTTGACGGCCTATATCATGGTCTTTCCGGAGAAGCATTCGTACCCCTGGATAAGGTGCGTCGCATCTACGCTTTCGGTTTTGGAAAAGCCGCGCCCGGTTCGGATTATCCGTCGTTATATCTGGCAGGGATCGTGAACGGGGTATCCGGCTTTTTCCGTTCCGATGATGCGGCCCACAGCTGGGTACGTATCAATGATGATGACCACCAATACGGATTGGTGCTGCACATCTCCGGAGATCCGAAAAGATATGGGAGAGTATACGTCGGTTCGCATGGGCGCGGAATTGTTTATGCCGACCCTTATTAG
- a CDS encoding hybrid sensor histidine kinase/response regulator transcription factor, whose amino-acid sequence MNRTRFIYIIVCLLCTVTLVQGVENKILFNRLDVNNGLSSNEVTCIYKDRKGFMWFGSSSGLSRFDGYEFRAFRHEVDGALFSEAYVTQITETADRNLWISYEDGKVGVYNPVKNIFLTLEEARKELGLPANISGVFQGKDLQLIFSTSDNQLYAYDYSTGKAVVYPVDPSEGQVCDVYQKGEILYVIHTSGVIEMIDLQQGKSILKNDHLKKACKARRFMLFVDSDNEIWVYPDPESYGGLYRFTPRNGRWKQYNTSSPLPLNSSLIRGVEEDSEGVIWIAADHGGLNLLDKKTETIRYLKNNPFDLRSISQNSVISLYKDDTGIIWTGTYKNGINYYHESIFKFRSLRYPVMEAEDAEINDCNCVLEDRSGNLWIGTNGNGLLYYNRTTGQYRKYRHDPADPSSISSNIVVCLENDASGNLWIGTYVGGLDCFDGNRFKHYRPQTDSLKELSNNSVYSLYADEVGNLWIGTLGGGMDCLELKTGEWSHFHSGDPENPLGSDYIYSISKGNKDELLIGTSLGVNMLDTKSGRVSSFKGEMNRGKVFNDKAINTVYRDSRNLLWIGSNNGLTVYDPSHDKLYQLDKTNGLPDNDIMSIREDDTYVLWLGTKNGLLQLTPHYKKDGTYRFNCVTYYENEGVQGRVFNRNSVCRSASGELIFGGTNGLTVFNPSRIKYNFYPPAVAVTGFLVQNDQILPGQPYNGRIILQDDISYCNELSLQYDERSFSLNIAALSYFLPEKNRFSYIMEGFDKKWATIDAVNRNITYTNLSPGTYTFLLKAENNDGVWGQEPIKLKITIMPPFWATNWAIFLYCILAAIIVFAIIRGILHIQKRKFEKEQERIRANQLHEMDEMKLRFFTNVSHEFRTPLSLIITPIEKLMKSESNPENQMILKLIYQNANQLLRLVNQLLDFRKIDVQGVQLLLSSGDIVLFVRNITYSFKELSEKKNIRFSYTTSFPSLVMKFDTDKVFKIVSNLLSNAFKFTPEGGEISVNLSMQQDEEGKSMLLIQVIDTGIGIEEDKYDLIFNRFYQIPSEDKSGTVVGTGIGLHLCREFVKLHNGAISVKSQVGKGSTFTVSLPIELPEIQEIISSPDKSDTAGVGERTGISEENEIFGQTQQENTEMRTEPNKPTLLIVDDNADFREFMKLSLSGLYHVFTADDGEQAWKVILAELPDMVVSDVMMPVTDGIVLCKRIKQDIRTSHIPVILLTAKSAEESKMTGLEAGADDYIGKPFNMDMLILKIQHLVEMKKRLQKQFMQSSQTGIQLADIPISSMDEQLMRKAIAYIEEQIANPELSVERLSREMGMSRVNFYKKTLSITGKTPVELIRAIRMKRAAQLLEKSQMRINEVASEVGFNDIKLFRKYFKDEFGTLPSDYMKRE is encoded by the coding sequence ATGAATAGAACGCGATTTATATATATTATTGTTTGTTTACTCTGTACGGTTACTCTCGTACAAGGGGTAGAGAATAAAATCCTGTTTAACCGTCTGGATGTAAACAACGGGTTATCGTCTAATGAAGTGACCTGTATCTATAAAGACCGGAAAGGATTTATGTGGTTTGGTTCGAGTTCGGGACTGAGCCGTTTCGACGGCTATGAGTTCCGCGCCTTCCGGCATGAAGTGGACGGTGCGCTATTTTCGGAAGCTTATGTGACCCAGATCACGGAAACGGCAGACAGAAATCTGTGGATCTCTTATGAAGACGGAAAGGTTGGAGTCTATAATCCGGTTAAAAATATATTTCTGACATTGGAAGAGGCCCGGAAAGAATTGGGTTTGCCTGCTAATATATCAGGTGTCTTTCAAGGGAAAGACCTGCAATTGATTTTCAGTACTTCAGATAATCAATTGTATGCCTATGATTATTCTACCGGAAAAGCGGTTGTTTATCCGGTTGATCCGTCGGAAGGGCAGGTGTGCGATGTATATCAGAAGGGAGAGATATTGTATGTGATCCATACGTCCGGTGTGATCGAGATGATCGATTTGCAGCAGGGAAAGTCCATCTTGAAGAACGACCATCTGAAAAAGGCGTGTAAAGCCAGACGATTCATGCTGTTCGTAGATAGTGATAACGAGATCTGGGTTTATCCGGATCCGGAAAGTTATGGGGGATTGTACCGTTTCACTCCGCGGAATGGCAGGTGGAAACAATATAATACTTCTTCTCCTCTTCCCCTGAATTCTTCGCTGATACGGGGAGTGGAGGAAGATTCGGAAGGCGTGATCTGGATTGCTGCCGATCATGGTGGCCTGAATCTGCTGGACAAGAAGACGGAAACGATCCGTTACCTGAAGAATAATCCGTTCGACCTGCGGAGTATCAGTCAAAACAGTGTGATCAGTTTATATAAGGATGATACGGGAATTATCTGGACAGGTACTTACAAGAACGGTATTAACTATTATCATGAAAGTATCTTTAAGTTCCGTTCGCTCCGTTATCCGGTTATGGAGGCTGAGGATGCGGAGATCAATGACTGTAATTGCGTCCTGGAAGATCGTTCCGGGAATTTGTGGATCGGGACTAACGGGAACGGATTGTTATATTATAACCGGACAACCGGACAATACCGGAAGTATCGCCATGATCCGGCTGATCCGTCGAGTATCAGCAGTAACATTGTTGTTTGTCTGGAAAATGATGCCAGCGGTAATCTCTGGATCGGTACTTATGTCGGTGGACTGGATTGTTTTGACGGGAACCGTTTTAAACATTACCGTCCTCAGACCGACAGTTTGAAAGAGTTATCGAACAACAGTGTATACAGTCTTTATGCAGATGAGGTCGGCAATCTTTGGATCGGCACGCTGGGAGGAGGTATGGATTGTCTGGAGCTGAAGACGGGGGAATGGTCACATTTCCATTCGGGTGACCCGGAGAATCCATTGGGCTCCGATTATATTTATTCCATATCCAAAGGTAATAAGGATGAATTACTGATAGGTACCTCGTTGGGTGTGAATATGCTCGATACGAAAAGCGGGCGTGTATCTTCTTTTAAAGGGGAGATGAACAGGGGGAAAGTGTTCAATGATAAAGCGATCAATACAGTTTACCGGGATAGCCGTAATCTGTTGTGGATCGGCAGTAATAACGGACTGACCGTTTATGACCCTTCCCACGATAAACTATATCAACTGGATAAAACGAATGGTTTGCCTGACAACGATATTATGTCTATCCGGGAAGATGATACTTATGTTTTGTGGCTTGGGACGAAGAACGGTTTACTCCAGCTAACCCCACATTATAAGAAGGACGGAACATATCGGTTTAATTGTGTCACTTATTATGAGAATGAGGGTGTGCAAGGTCGTGTTTTTAACCGGAACAGTGTATGCCGCTCTGCTTCAGGAGAACTGATCTTCGGAGGAACGAACGGACTGACTGTTTTTAATCCTTCCCGGATAAAATATAATTTCTATCCTCCGGCAGTTGCCGTTACGGGTTTCCTGGTACAGAATGATCAGATTTTGCCCGGACAGCCATATAACGGGCGTATCATCCTGCAGGATGATATCAGCTATTGCAACGAGTTGTCGTTGCAATATGATGAACGTAGTTTTTCTTTGAATATCGCGGCTCTTAGCTATTTTCTTCCGGAGAAGAACCGCTTTTCGTATATAATGGAAGGCTTCGACAAAAAATGGGCTACCATCGATGCGGTAAACCGAAATATTACTTATACCAATCTTTCTCCCGGAACCTATACCTTTCTGTTGAAAGCAGAAAATAATGACGGTGTTTGGGGGCAGGAGCCGATAAAACTAAAGATAACGATCATGCCTCCTTTCTGGGCGACCAACTGGGCGATCTTTTTATATTGTATCCTGGCTGCCATTATCGTATTCGCCATTATCCGAGGTATCCTTCATATTCAAAAGCGAAAATTTGAGAAAGAGCAGGAACGGATACGGGCCAACCAGCTTCATGAGATGGATGAGATGAAATTACGCTTCTTCACCAATGTCAGCCATGAGTTTCGTACGCCTTTATCCCTGATCATTACACCGATAGAGAAGCTGATGAAGAGCGAAAGTAACCCGGAGAATCAGATGATACTGAAGTTGATCTACCAGAATGCGAACCAGTTGTTACGTTTGGTAAACCAGTTACTCGATTTCAGGAAGATCGATGTGCAGGGTGTCCAGTTACTTTTGTCCTCCGGAGATATCGTGTTGTTTGTCAGGAATATTACTTATTCATTTAAGGAACTGTCGGAGAAAAAGAATATTCGTTTTTCGTATACGACTTCCTTCCCTTCGTTGGTCATGAAATTCGATACGGATAAGGTTTTTAAGATCGTATCCAATTTATTAAGTAACGCTTTCAAGTTCACACCTGAAGGAGGGGAGATATCTGTTAACCTGAGCATGCAACAGGATGAGGAAGGAAAAAGCATGTTATTGATCCAGGTCATTGATACGGGAATAGGGATTGAAGAAGATAAATATGATCTGATCTTCAATCGCTTCTATCAGATACCGTCGGAAGATAAATCCGGAACGGTGGTTGGAACAGGCATCGGATTACATTTATGCCGTGAGTTTGTCAAGTTGCATAACGGAGCGATCTCCGTCAAAAGCCAGGTTGGAAAAGGAAGTACGTTTACGGTATCGCTTCCGATCGAACTTCCGGAGATACAGGAGATTATCTCTTCACCGGATAAATCGGATACGGCCGGAGTCGGGGAAAGGACAGGGATATCAGAAGAAAACGAAATATTCGGACAGACACAGCAAGAAAATACGGAGATGCGTACGGAGCCGAATAAACCGACTTTACTCATTGTCGATGATAATGCAGATTTCCGTGAATTCATGAAGTTGAGTTTGAGTGGCTTGTACCATGTATTTACGGCTGATGACGGTGAACAGGCCTGGAAAGTTATTCTGGCAGAACTTCCGGATATGGTAGTCAGCGATGTGATGATGCCGGTAACGGATGGGATCGTTTTGTGTAAACGAATCAAACAGGATATCCGTACATCTCATATTCCAGTAATTCTTTTGACGGCGAAATCGGCAGAAGAGAGTAAAATGACCGGTCTGGAAGCAGGAGCCGACGATTATATCGGCAAACCGTTCAATATGGATATGTTGATTCTGAAGATACAGCATCTGGTAGAAATGAAGAAACGGTTGCAGAAGCAGTTCATGCAATCATCGCAAACAGGTATTCAATTGGCCGATATCCCGATCAGTTCGATGGATGAGCAGCTGATGCGGAAAGCGATAGCCTATATCGAAGAACAAATAGCTAATCCGGAACTTTCTGTCGAGCGGTTGAGCCGGGAGATGGGGATGAGCCGTGTGAACTTTTATAAGAAAACACTTTCGATAACGGGTAAAACGCCGGTCGAACTGATTCGTGCAATCCGTATGAAACGGGCAGCGCAATTGCTGGAGAAAAGTCAGATGCGTATCAACGAGGTTGCCAGTGAGGTCGGTTTCAACGACATCAAATTATTCCGTAAATATTTCAAAGATGAATTCGGGACGTTGCCGTCCGACTACATGAAAAGAGAGTAA
- a CDS encoding PglZ domain-containing protein, which yields MAVKKDRVLWADDEIDLLKPHILFLQDKGYEVIPVISGQDAIDCCREQSFDIIFLDENMPGLTGLETLAQIKEINPNVPVVMVTKSEEESIMNQAIGNKIADYLIKPVNPNQLLLSIKKNVHKNVIISETTTVGYQQEFNRIGMQINDSLTTDDWMELYKKLVYWELELESSQVQMTDMLRMQKEEANKAFGKFVKKNYVNWIQNPAERPLMSPDLFKKKVFPLLDNDEKVFFILIDNFRLDQWRVVKDLLAEYFTFDEGLYYSILPTATQYARNSIFSGLMPLQIEKMFPDLWVDEESEEGKNLNEEPLIQTQIDRFRKKYSFSYNKVHDSQYGEKLLNMISSLTHNQLNVVVLNFVDMLSHARTEMKMIRELAQSEAAYRSLTRSWFQHSTTLELFKRISDKGYKVIVTTDHGTIRVDNPIKVIGDRNTNTNLRYKVGKNLNYNPKEVLEIRDPEKVGLPSPNLSSKYIFAMNDDFFAYPNNYNYYVSYYKNTFQHGGISMEEMMVPFITMIPK from the coding sequence ATGGCAGTAAAGAAAGACAGAGTACTTTGGGCAGATGATGAGATCGATTTGTTGAAACCTCACATTTTGTTTCTACAGGATAAAGGGTATGAAGTGATTCCGGTGATCAGCGGGCAGGATGCTATCGACTGTTGCCGGGAGCAATCGTTCGATATCATATTCCTGGACGAGAACATGCCGGGTCTGACCGGTTTGGAGACACTGGCACAGATCAAAGAAATCAACCCCAACGTTCCGGTCGTCATGGTTACCAAAAGCGAGGAAGAGAGCATCATGAACCAGGCTATCGGGAATAAGATTGCCGATTACCTGATCAAGCCGGTCAACCCGAATCAACTGCTTCTTTCCATCAAAAAGAACGTTCATAAAAATGTGATTATTTCGGAAACGACGACAGTCGGCTACCAGCAGGAATTCAACCGTATCGGCATGCAGATCAACGATTCGCTAACCACCGACGATTGGATGGAGCTATACAAGAAACTAGTTTACTGGGAGCTGGAGCTGGAAAGCAGCCAGGTACAAATGACCGATATGCTCCGGATGCAGAAAGAAGAAGCGAATAAAGCTTTCGGCAAATTCGTAAAGAAGAATTACGTAAACTGGATACAGAACCCAGCCGAGCGTCCTTTGATGAGTCCGGACCTGTTCAAGAAAAAAGTATTCCCGTTGCTGGATAACGACGAGAAGGTCTTTTTCATCCTGATCGATAACTTCCGTCTGGACCAGTGGCGCGTGGTAAAAGACCTGCTGGCTGAATATTTCACTTTCGATGAAGGATTATATTACAGTATTCTGCCTACTGCTACCCAATATGCACGCAATTCCATCTTCTCTGGCCTGATGCCTTTGCAGATAGAGAAAATGTTCCCGGATTTATGGGTGGACGAGGAAAGTGAAGAAGGCAAGAACCTGAACGAAGAACCTTTGATCCAGACACAGATCGACCGCTTCCGTAAGAAATATAGCTTCTCTTACAACAAAGTACACGATTCGCAATACGGAGAAAAGCTACTGAATATGATCTCTTCTCTGACACATAACCAGTTGAATGTCGTTGTCCTCAACTTCGTGGATATGTTGTCGCATGCCCGTACGGAAATGAAAATGATCCGTGAACTGGCGCAGAGCGAAGCGGCTTACCGCAGCCTGACCCGTTCCTGGTTTCAGCATTCCACCACTTTGGAGCTGTTCAAACGTATCTCCGACAAAGGTTATAAAGTAATTGTGACCACCGACCACGGGACCATTCGTGTCGACAACCCGATCAAAGTGATCGGTGACCGAAACACGAATACAAATCTCCGTTATAAAGTCGGTAAAAATTTGAATTACAACCCGAAGGAGGTACTGGAAATACGTGACCCGGAAAAAGTGGGCCTGCCCTCTCCTAACCTGAGCAGTAAATACATTTTTGCGATGAACGATGACTTCTTCGCCTATCCGAATAACTACAATTATTATGTTTCTTATTACAAGAATACATTCCAGCATGGCGGGATTTCGATGGAGGAAATGATGGTACCGTTTATCACCATGATACCAAAATAA
- the tsaE gene encoding tRNA (adenosine(37)-N6)-threonylcarbamoyltransferase complex ATPase subunit type 1 TsaE has protein sequence MSIIKIENLDTIRQAAKEFIAGMDDRTVFAFHGNMGAGKTTFIKAICEELGVEDVINSPTFAIINEYRSDTTGELIYHFDFYRINKLSEAEDIGTEDYFYSGALCFIEWPEKIEDLLPGDVVDVTISENPDGSRTVEVK, from the coding sequence ATGAGTATTATCAAGATTGAGAATTTAGATACCATCCGCCAGGCTGCCAAAGAGTTCATTGCCGGAATGGATGACCGTACCGTTTTTGCTTTCCATGGTAATATGGGAGCAGGTAAAACGACTTTTATCAAAGCGATTTGCGAAGAGTTAGGAGTAGAAGATGTTATCAACAGTCCGACATTTGCTATCATCAACGAATACCGTAGTGATACGACCGGCGAACTGATTTATCATTTCGACTTCTACCGCATCAACAAACTGAGCGAAGCAGAAGACATCGGTACAGAAGATTATTTCTACAGCGGTGCCCTTTGCTTTATCGAATGGCCGGAAAAGATCGAAGATTTACTTCCCGGCGATGTGGTGGATGTAACGATCAGTGAAAATCCTGACGGCTCACGGACCGTAGAAGTAAAATAA
- a CDS encoding immunity 17 family protein produces MEPTDYFLLAIFIALGAFSLIAAIFNFDWYFETSGATTFVNKFGRKGARIFYALLGSALIGCGVLGLIYW; encoded by the coding sequence ATGGAACCGACCGATTATTTCCTGTTAGCTATCTTTATCGCTCTGGGAGCCTTCTCTCTGATCGCCGCTATCTTTAATTTCGACTGGTATTTTGAAACCAGCGGAGCAACTACCTTTGTCAACAAATTCGGCAGGAAAGGAGCACGTATCTTTTATGCCTTGTTGGGATCGGCATTGATCGGATGCGGCGTACTTGGTCTGATTTATTGGTAA
- the rnr gene encoding ribonuclease R: MTKNKSGKKDNKENKPKKNKAKRMKKEAMLHSVMSVFQSSPKEPFNYKQISKLIGVESQVQKLQVVDLLYDLSAENFITEIDRGRYRYNGLGTTAIGTFGRRSNGKNSFIPEDGGAPVFVAERNSGHAMDGDKVKVQLFAKRKGAEPEAEVIEVLESQKKTFVGKLQVTKGFAFLITENKTLANDIFIPKDKLKGGKNGDKAIVRIVEWPDEAKNPLGEVVDILGVAGQNTAEMHAILAEFGLPYTYPENVEKAANKISDAIPEEEIAKREDFRQILTFTIDPKDAKDFDDALSIRHLDNGSWEVGVHIADVTHYVKPESLIDREAESRATSVYLVDRTIPMLPERLCNQICSLRPDEEKLCFSAVFELDDEANVKKSHIGRTVIKSDRRFTYEEAQLVIETGEGDYKDEILVLDRLAKKLREKRFQNGAVNFDRFEVRFEIDETGKPISTYIKESKDANKLIEEFMLLANRTVAEFVGKVPKGKTKKTFVYRIHDLPDPDKLENFAAFIRRFGYKMKTEGSSKIDISRNLNRLLDEVHDKPEENLIETLAIRSMQKARYTTENIGHYGLAFEYYTHFTSPIRRYPDMMVHRLLERYLDGGRSVVKAKYEEKCDHCSTMEQVAANAERASIKYKQVEFMQDKLGMVFDGVISGVTEWGLYVELNENKCEGLVPIRDLGDDFYDMDEETYSLIGRRKKRRFRLGDPVTVKIANANLERKQLDFMLME, translated from the coding sequence ATGACGAAAAACAAATCCGGGAAGAAGGATAATAAAGAAAATAAACCGAAAAAGAATAAGGCAAAACGTATGAAGAAAGAAGCTATGCTTCATTCTGTGATGTCTGTCTTTCAATCCTCTCCCAAGGAACCATTTAACTATAAACAAATAAGCAAACTGATCGGCGTGGAAAGCCAGGTACAGAAACTACAGGTGGTAGACCTGCTGTATGATCTTTCTGCCGAGAACTTTATTACAGAAATAGACCGCGGACGTTATCGCTATAACGGTCTCGGTACGACTGCAATCGGAACATTCGGACGTCGGAGCAACGGGAAGAACTCGTTTATACCGGAAGACGGTGGTGCGCCGGTTTTCGTGGCAGAACGAAATTCCGGACATGCGATGGACGGCGACAAGGTGAAGGTGCAGTTGTTTGCTAAACGCAAGGGAGCTGAACCGGAAGCCGAAGTGATCGAGGTGCTGGAAAGTCAGAAAAAGACATTTGTCGGTAAGTTGCAAGTGACGAAAGGCTTTGCCTTCCTGATCACCGAGAACAAGACACTTGCCAACGATATATTTATCCCGAAAGACAAACTGAAAGGCGGAAAGAACGGCGATAAGGCTATTGTCCGTATCGTGGAATGGCCCGATGAAGCCAAGAATCCGCTGGGTGAAGTAGTTGACATTTTGGGTGTAGCCGGTCAGAATACGGCAGAGATGCATGCGATACTGGCTGAGTTCGGTTTGCCGTATACCTATCCGGAGAATGTGGAGAAAGCGGCAAATAAAATATCCGATGCCATTCCTGAGGAAGAGATCGCCAAGCGTGAGGACTTCCGTCAGATTCTGACTTTCACCATCGACCCGAAAGATGCGAAGGACTTCGATGATGCCTTGTCTATCCGCCATTTGGATAACGGCTCTTGGGAAGTGGGCGTACATATTGCTGATGTAACGCATTATGTGAAACCGGAAAGCCTGATCGACCGTGAGGCGGAAAGCCGGGCAACATCTGTTTATCTGGTAGACCGTACCATCCCGATGTTGCCGGAACGCTTGTGTAATCAGATCTGTTCGTTGCGTCCGGATGAAGAGAAGTTATGTTTCTCTGCTGTTTTTGAACTGGACGATGAGGCGAATGTAAAGAAATCGCATATCGGACGTACCGTGATCAAGAGTGACCGCCGTTTTACGTATGAGGAGGCACAGCTGGTGATCGAGACGGGAGAAGGTGACTATAAAGATGAAATACTGGTATTGGACCGGTTGGCTAAAAAATTGCGGGAGAAACGTTTCCAAAACGGAGCCGTTAATTTCGACCGCTTCGAAGTTCGCTTCGAGATCGATGAGACCGGAAAGCCGATCAGCACCTATATTAAGGAATCGAAAGATGCCAACAAACTGATTGAAGAGTTTATGTTGCTGGCGAACCGTACGGTGGCTGAATTTGTCGGTAAAGTACCTAAAGGGAAGACGAAGAAGACCTTTGTTTACCGTATCCACGACCTGCCCGATCCGGACAAACTGGAGAACTTTGCCGCCTTTATCCGCCGCTTCGGTTATAAGATGAAAACGGAAGGAAGCAGTAAGATAGATATTTCACGCAATCTGAACCGTTTGCTGGATGAAGTGCATGATAAACCGGAAGAGAACCTGATCGAGACGTTAGCTATCCGTTCGATGCAGAAAGCCCGTTATACGACAGAGAATATTGGTCATTATGGTCTGGCATTTGAATATTATACGCATTTTACTTCTCCTATCCGCCGTTATCCGGATATGATGGTGCATCGTTTACTGGAACGCTATCTGGATGGCGGACGTAGCGTGGTAAAAGCGAAGTACGAAGAGAAATGCGACCATTGCTCGACGATGGAGCAGGTGGCGGCAAATGCCGAACGTGCTTCTATCAAATACAAGCAGGTCGAGTTCATGCAGGATAAGCTGGGCATGGTGTTCGATGGTGTGATCTCCGGCGTTACGGAATGGGGGTTATACGTGGAGCTGAACGAGAATAAATGTGAAGGGCTTGTGCCTATCCGTGATCTCGGTGACGATTTCTACGACATGGATGAAGAAACATACAGCCTGATCGGCCGTCGCAAGAAACGTCGCTTCCGCCTGGGTGACCCGGTGACTGTGAAGATCGCAAATGCAAATTTGGAACGCAAGCAATTGGACTTTATGTTGATGGAGTAA